From a region of the Tissierellales bacterium genome:
- a CDS encoding P-II family nitrogen regulator — protein sequence MERCRARGTTILYGRGTGESEIQKFLNIHVEASKEIILIVWENENYTDIYNKVIEMDKLKKPGTGITFTLPMKNLVGLHHRKFLIRMKKSRRDCPRLFSI from the coding sequence GTGGAAAGGTGTCGGGCCAGGGGAACTACTATCCTTTATGGCAGAGGAACTGGAGAAAGTGAAATACAAAAATTCCTTAATATTCATGTTGAAGCTTCTAAAGAAATCATATTGATAGTATGGGAAAATGAAAATTATACGGACATTTATAATAAAGTAATAGAGATGGATAAATTAAAGAAGCCTGGAACAGGGATAACTTTCACTTTACCTATGAAAAATTTGGTGGGTCTTCATCATAGAAAGTTTTTGATTAGGATGAAGAAGTCTAGGAGGGACTGTCCTAGACTTTTTTCTATATAA